The following proteins come from a genomic window of Paenibacillus antri:
- a CDS encoding carbohydrate ABC transporter permease, translated as MQYKKTADAWAMFLLLLGSVFMIAPFIWTLSTSLKHQQHIFDLPPKWIPSPATFGNFQAVWEESPLLFGFLNSMTIVVVVLTVGLFVSAMSSYAFGKFEFPYKGVLFMGLLGTMMIPYSVVMIPQYIGFSALQWVDTLLPLIVPGLFGNIVVIFFLKQYLAGALPNDLIEAAKIDGSGFFRIFWTIALPIMKPALAAQAALGFMGIWNDFLGPLIYLHTPEKQTIQVLIASMQSMYISGSNYPMIMAAAVIAMLPVILVFFFCQRYFVESLAISGIKG; from the coding sequence ATGCAATACAAAAAAACGGCTGACGCCTGGGCGATGTTCCTTCTGCTCCTAGGCTCCGTCTTCATGATCGCTCCTTTCATCTGGACCCTCTCGACGTCGCTGAAGCATCAGCAACATATATTCGACTTGCCGCCGAAGTGGATTCCGAGCCCGGCTACCTTCGGCAACTTCCAAGCCGTCTGGGAAGAGTCGCCGTTGTTGTTCGGCTTTCTGAACAGCATGACGATCGTAGTCGTCGTGTTGACGGTGGGGCTGTTCGTCTCGGCCATGTCGTCTTACGCGTTCGGCAAATTCGAGTTCCCCTATAAGGGCGTTCTGTTTATGGGCCTCCTCGGAACGATGATGATTCCGTACTCGGTCGTCATGATTCCGCAATACATCGGATTTTCGGCGCTGCAATGGGTCGACACGCTGCTGCCGCTCATCGTGCCCGGCTTGTTCGGCAACATCGTCGTCATCTTTTTCTTGAAGCAATATTTAGCGGGAGCGCTGCCGAACGACTTGATCGAAGCGGCGAAAATCGACGGCAGCGGATTTTTCCGGATTTTCTGGACGATCGCGCTTCCGATCATGAAGCCGGCCCTTGCGGCGCAGGCGGCGTTAGGCTTCATGGGCATCTGGAACGACTTCCTCGGACCGCTCATTTATTTGCATACGCCGGAAAAGCAGACGATTCAGGTGTTGATCGCTTCCATGCAATCCATGTATATCTCGGGATCGAACTACCCGATGATTATGGCCGCCGCGGTGATCGCCATGCTGCCGGTCATTCTCGTGTTCTTCTTCTGCCAACGTTACTTCGTCGAGTCGCTCGCCATTAGCGGCATTAAGGGCTAA